The Pongo abelii isolate AG06213 chromosome 20, NHGRI_mPonAbe1-v2.0_pri, whole genome shotgun sequence genome window below encodes:
- the CEBPG gene encoding CCAAT/enhancer-binding protein gamma isoform X1, producing the protein MRRMEMHVWRGGECFPGQLVHVKISWQLSVETIDYPALISTCSVLARESAQMSKISQQNSTPGVNGISVIHTQAHASGLQQVPQLVPAGPGGGGKAVAPSKQSKKSSPMDRNSDEYRQRRERNNMAVKKSRLKSKQKAQDTLQRVNQLKEENERLEAKIKLLTKELSVLKDLFLEHAHNLADNVQSISTENTTADGDNAGQ; encoded by the coding sequence gtACATGTGAAGATTTCTTGGCAGCTTAGCGTGGAAACCATTGATTACCCTGCTCTCATTTCTACCTGTTCTGTGTTGGCAAGGGAGAGTGCCCAAATGAGCAAGATATCGCAGCAAAACAGCACTCCAGGGGTGAACGGAATTAGTGTTATCCATACCCAGGCACATGCCAGCGGCTTACAGCAGGTTCCTCAGCTGGTGCCTGCTGGCCCTGGGGGAGGAGGCAAAGCCGTGGCTCCCAGCAAGCAGAGCAAAAAGAGCTCGCCCATGGATCGAAACAGTGACGAGTATCGGCAACGCCGAGAGAGGAACAACATGGCTGTGAAAAAGAGCCGGTTGAAAAGCAAGCAGAAAGCACAAGACACGCTGCAGAGAGTTAATCAGCTCAAAGAAGAGAATGAACGGTTGGAAGCAAAAATCAAATTGCTGACCAAGGAATTAAGTGTACTCAAAGATTTGTTTCTTGAGCATGCGCACAACCTTGCAGACAACGTACAGTCCATTAGCACTGAAAATACGACAGCAGATGGCGACAATGCAGGACAGTAG
- the CEBPG gene encoding CCAAT/enhancer-binding protein gamma (The RefSeq protein has 1 substitution compared to this genomic sequence), translating to MSKISQQNSTPGVNGISVIRTQAHASGLQQVPQLVPAGPGGGGKAVAPSKQSKKSSPMDRNSDEYRQRRERNNMAVKKSRLKSKQKAQDTLQRVNQLKEENERLEAKIKLLTKELSVLKDLFLEHAHNLADNVQSISTENTTADGDNAGQ from the coding sequence ATGAGCAAGATATCGCAGCAAAACAGCACTCCAGGGGTGAACGGAATTAGTGTTATCCATACCCAGGCACATGCCAGCGGCTTACAGCAGGTTCCTCAGCTGGTGCCTGCTGGCCCTGGGGGAGGAGGCAAAGCCGTGGCTCCCAGCAAGCAGAGCAAAAAGAGCTCGCCCATGGATCGAAACAGTGACGAGTATCGGCAACGCCGAGAGAGGAACAACATGGCTGTGAAAAAGAGCCGGTTGAAAAGCAAGCAGAAAGCACAAGACACGCTGCAGAGAGTTAATCAGCTCAAAGAAGAGAATGAACGGTTGGAAGCAAAAATCAAATTGCTGACCAAGGAATTAAGTGTACTCAAAGATTTGTTTCTTGAGCATGCGCACAACCTTGCAGACAACGTACAGTCCATTAGCACTGAAAATACGACAGCAGATGGCGACAATGCAGGACAGTAG